In Hamadaea flava, a genomic segment contains:
- a CDS encoding MarR family winged helix-turn-helix transcriptional regulator, whose protein sequence is MPEPRWLDQEEMRAWMGYRRMRLLLDLQVNRELMAQHGLSEPDYDVLSNLSEAGDDGMRLSELAAYMRWSKSRLSHHITRMQERGLVERRECADDGRGSLLHLTTHGAKMIRNAAPDHVDSVRRHFIDLLTREDIEVFGKISRRVLDHLREIELNH, encoded by the coding sequence ATGCCCGAACCGCGATGGCTCGATCAGGAGGAGATGCGCGCCTGGATGGGCTATCGGCGCATGCGTCTACTCCTTGACTTACAGGTCAACCGTGAGCTGATGGCCCAGCATGGACTGTCCGAACCCGACTACGACGTGCTGTCCAACCTGTCGGAAGCCGGCGACGACGGCATGCGTCTGAGTGAGCTCGCGGCGTACATGCGCTGGTCGAAGAGCCGTCTGTCACACCACATCACGCGGATGCAGGAGCGTGGCCTGGTGGAACGCCGCGAATGCGCCGATGACGGCCGTGGTTCGCTGCTCCATCTCACCACCCACGGCGCCAAGATGATCCGCAACGCCGCGCCGGACCACGTCGACTCGGTCCGCCGGCATTTCATCGACCTACTGACACGAGAGGATATCGAGGTCTTCGGCAAGATTAGCCGCCGAGTCCTCGACCACCTCCGTGAGATCGAGCTGAATCACTGA
- a CDS encoding DoxX family membrane protein, protein MTATPHKAPVLAHRERAEAPGSMLTHTAARALAVLRIATGAVFLWAFLDKAFGLGYATPDTRAWINGGSPTKGFLANVDLGPSFLQTFFHNIAGAWWADSLFMAGLAGIGTALILGIGMRIAAGAAVAMMSMMWLAEFPLDRTAADGTPSGSTNPITDYHVIYGITTVVLALTYAGQTWGLGRWWARLPFVQRHRWLI, encoded by the coding sequence ATGACCGCAACACCGCACAAGGCTCCGGTCCTGGCTCATCGCGAACGCGCGGAAGCGCCCGGATCGATGCTCACTCACACCGCCGCGCGGGCGCTGGCCGTGCTGCGGATCGCTACCGGCGCCGTCTTCCTGTGGGCGTTCCTGGACAAAGCCTTCGGCCTCGGCTACGCCACCCCGGATACTCGGGCCTGGATCAACGGCGGATCGCCGACCAAGGGCTTCCTGGCGAACGTCGACCTTGGGCCGTCCTTCCTGCAGACGTTCTTCCACAACATCGCCGGCGCCTGGTGGGCGGACTCGCTGTTCATGGCCGGCCTGGCCGGCATCGGCACCGCCCTTATCCTCGGCATCGGCATGCGCATCGCCGCCGGCGCGGCCGTGGCGATGATGTCGATGATGTGGCTGGCCGAGTTCCCGCTCGACCGCACCGCCGCCGACGGCACGCCCAGCGGTTCGACCAACCCGATCACCGACTATCACGTCATCTACGGCATCACGACCGTCGTGCTGGCGCTGACCTACGCGGGCCAGACCTGGGGCCTGGGGCGCTGGTGGGCCCGGCTGCCGTTCGTGCAGCGCCACCGCTGGCTCATCTAG
- a CDS encoding ABC transporter substrate-binding protein: MITQGQSAVHLGALLPVSRPGWVEAGQHLLAGMELAVQEVNDAGGIAGSPLELVVRDTAADPQRAVAAVDELAALGVAAVVGEYHSVVARAAATRADAVGLPFLCTSAVLDGLTEQPTEWVARLAPAQSRGWQLYAGFLLDAGHRRIAVAAQASVYWAAGIRILREYLAPRGGTVIDLDATTLDPAALCDELVSSSATALLLLVGQPEPAVPIVQAVRRDERLAGVMIGAPAGQPEFAEWAELLGDDGVAVPFLRYLPEHFTPLGVRVEKALRESLGAAPSFVAFEGYDGIAVLAEVLRTQGADRARIAEGWASVAVEGTRGRIQFSRVPGITVWQWAWPPIQIADRDPGWPGLFRVRDSAR, from the coding sequence ATGATCACCCAGGGACAATCCGCCGTCCACCTCGGAGCCCTCCTCCCAGTGAGCCGGCCCGGCTGGGTCGAAGCCGGCCAGCACCTGCTCGCCGGGATGGAGCTGGCCGTCCAGGAAGTCAACGACGCCGGCGGGATCGCCGGCAGCCCGCTGGAACTGGTGGTACGCGACACCGCAGCCGATCCGCAGCGAGCCGTGGCAGCGGTCGACGAGCTGGCCGCGCTCGGCGTCGCAGCCGTGGTGGGGGAGTATCACAGCGTCGTGGCCCGCGCGGCCGCCACTCGCGCCGACGCTGTCGGCCTGCCGTTCCTGTGCACGTCGGCGGTGCTCGACGGGCTCACCGAACAGCCGACGGAGTGGGTGGCACGGCTCGCCCCTGCGCAGTCGCGCGGCTGGCAGCTGTACGCCGGTTTCCTGCTCGACGCGGGTCACCGCCGTATCGCAGTCGCCGCCCAGGCGAGCGTCTACTGGGCGGCCGGTATTCGCATCCTGCGGGAGTATCTCGCTCCCCGGGGCGGCACGGTCATCGACCTCGACGCCACGACGCTCGACCCGGCCGCGTTGTGCGACGAACTGGTGAGCAGTAGCGCGACCGCCTTGCTGCTGCTGGTCGGCCAGCCGGAACCCGCGGTGCCGATCGTCCAGGCGGTACGCCGCGACGAGCGCCTCGCCGGGGTCATGATCGGGGCTCCGGCGGGGCAGCCGGAGTTCGCCGAATGGGCGGAGCTGCTCGGTGACGACGGCGTGGCCGTCCCGTTCCTGCGTTACCTGCCGGAACACTTCACTCCGCTCGGCGTACGCGTCGAGAAAGCATTGCGGGAGTCGCTCGGTGCAGCGCCCTCGTTCGTCGCCTTCGAGGGTTACGACGGGATCGCCGTGCTCGCCGAAGTCCTGCGGACGCAGGGCGCCGACCGGGCGCGGATCGCCGAAGGCTGGGCGTCCGTGGCCGTCGAGGGCACCCGGGGCCGCATCCAGTTCAGCCGCGTACCCGGGATCACGGTGTGGCAGTGGGCGTGGCCGCCGATCCAGATCGCCGACCGGGACCCGGGCTGGCCTGGCCTGTTCCGCGTCCGTGATAGCGCCCGGTGA